The Sphingomonas alpina genome has a segment encoding these proteins:
- a CDS encoding VOC family protein: MPVAIVSIPVTDLDRARAFYVDTLGLALLRDAPMGPDMRWIQLQPKDGGATIALVTWFEQLRPGGQQGLMLGIDDVDAEHARLTALGLELPAVAEEPWGRYIMLTDPDGNGLILSQLTDPQEIRTR; encoded by the coding sequence ATGCCTGTTGCGATCGTCTCCATACCCGTCACCGATCTCGATCGCGCGCGTGCCTTTTATGTCGACACCTTGGGCCTCGCGCTTTTGCGCGACGCGCCGATGGGACCGGACATGCGCTGGATCCAGCTGCAGCCGAAAGACGGCGGCGCGACGATCGCGCTGGTCACCTGGTTCGAGCAGCTGAGACCCGGCGGCCAGCAGGGGCTGATGCTCGGGATCGACGATGTGGATGCCGAACATGCGCGACTGACCGCGCTTGGCCTGGAGTTGCCCGCAGTCGCGGAGGAGCCCTGGGGCCGCTATATCATGCTGACTGATCCGGACGGCAACGGCCTGATCCTGTCGCAACTGACAGACCCGCAAGAGATCAGGACGCGCTGA
- the pgeF gene encoding peptidoglycan editing factor PgeF, with protein MSDVELTRSRTLGSVAHGFLGRRGGVSTGVHAGLNVGIGSEDDPAAVAENRVRAADAVLPGATLVTPFQIHSADVIAVTAPFAERPRGDALVTDRPGLLLGILTADCAPVLFVDPQAGVIGAAHAGWKGAIGGVTDATIAAMEALGARRDRIAAAIGPCIARASYEVDDGFMQRFATDDPANERFFAPGKPGHHQFDLEAYVTARLATAGLTRIEALGLDTYADEGRFFSFRRATHRGEPGYGRQISLIGLQSPS; from the coding sequence GTGAGCGACGTCGAATTGACCCGCAGCCGCACGCTGGGCAGCGTAGCCCACGGCTTTCTCGGCCGGCGCGGTGGCGTCTCGACCGGCGTTCATGCCGGACTGAATGTCGGTATCGGGTCGGAGGATGACCCCGCCGCCGTCGCCGAGAACCGTGTGCGTGCCGCCGATGCTGTCCTGCCCGGCGCGACACTGGTCACACCGTTCCAGATCCATTCCGCCGACGTGATCGCCGTGACCGCGCCGTTTGCCGAACGCCCGCGCGGCGACGCGCTGGTCACCGACCGGCCAGGCCTGCTGCTCGGCATCCTGACCGCCGATTGCGCGCCGGTGCTGTTCGTCGATCCGCAGGCCGGGGTGATCGGCGCGGCGCATGCCGGTTGGAAAGGTGCGATCGGCGGGGTCACCGACGCGACGATTGCCGCGATGGAAGCGCTGGGGGCCCGGCGCGACCGGATCGCGGCGGCGATCGGACCGTGCATCGCGCGCGCCAGCTATGAGGTCGATGACGGCTTCATGCAGCGCTTCGCAACCGACGACCCGGCCAATGAACGCTTCTTCGCGCCCGGCAAGCCGGGCCATCATCAGTTCGATCTCGAAGCCTATGTCACGGCCCGCCTCGCCACCGCCGGCCTGACCCGGATCGAGGCGCTGGGCCTCGACACCTATGCCGATGAGGGCCGCTTCTTCAGCTTCCGCCGCGCGACGCATCGCGGTGAGCCGGGTTACGGGCGGCAGATCTCGCTGATCGGTTTGCAATCGCCGAGCTGA
- a CDS encoding GNAT family N-acetyltransferase — translation MNDLEYRIPTQADAAALSAMARTSFAATFAAKIAPPEMSVYLDMAYGPSGHMQRDLGDPAILWRAAFQNSVPVGYVKVMPMSLPYDAAVPGALEVRQLYVDEGVKGAGVAATLMAWAIDTARAHDAGELYLAVFDDNVRAVRFYARHGFAKVGRFDFVTGGQVHDDGIWRLAL, via the coding sequence GTGAACGATCTCGAATACCGTATCCCGACCCAGGCGGACGCGGCAGCATTATCGGCGATGGCGCGCACCAGCTTCGCTGCCACCTTTGCGGCCAAGATCGCCCCGCCCGAGATGAGCGTCTATCTCGATATGGCCTATGGTCCGTCCGGGCATATGCAGCGCGACCTGGGCGACCCTGCAATCCTGTGGCGCGCGGCGTTTCAGAACAGCGTGCCGGTCGGCTACGTCAAGGTGATGCCGATGAGCTTGCCCTATGACGCCGCCGTGCCCGGGGCATTGGAGGTGCGCCAGCTCTATGTCGATGAAGGCGTAAAGGGCGCCGGCGTGGCCGCCACGCTGATGGCCTGGGCGATCGACACGGCGCGCGCGCATGACGCGGGCGAACTCTATCTTGCGGTGTTCGACGACAATGTGCGCGCGGTGCGTTTCTACGCCCGGCACGGCTTCGCCAAGGTCGGGCGGTTCGACTTCGTCACCGGCGGCCAGGTGCATGACGACGGGATCTGGCGGCTGGCGCTGTGA
- a CDS encoding cystathionine gamma-synthase family protein, with protein sequence MPNKNETEADLTGVPPRGKPKASVEKIGDRKLKPSTMMMGHGYDPTLSEGSLKPPIFLTSTFVFPNAAAGKRHFEGVTGKRPGGSEGLVYSRFNGPNQEILEDRLGIWEEAEDALAFSSGMSAIATLFLSMVKPGDTIVHSGPLYAATETLIARILGRFGVHWLDFPAGATREEIDAVLQKASSGNVALIYLESPANPTNALVDIQAVAASRDAIFKGAKPPIAIDNTFLGPLWLKPLQHGADIVVYSLTKYAGGHSDLVAGGVLGSKEHINTIRLMRNTIGTICDPNTAWMLMRSLETLELRMSRAGENAIKVCEYLRTHPKVERVGYLGFLESTPGMERQADIYRRHCTGAGSTFSLIVKGGEKEAFAFLDALKIAKLAVSLGGTETLASHPAAMTHLSVPDARKQALGITDNLVRISIGVEDADDLIADFEQALEAI encoded by the coding sequence ATGCCGAACAAGAACGAAACCGAAGCCGATCTGACCGGCGTCCCGCCACGCGGCAAGCCCAAGGCCAGCGTCGAGAAGATCGGCGACCGCAAGCTGAAGCCGTCGACCATGATGATGGGCCATGGCTATGACCCGACGCTGTCGGAAGGGTCGTTGAAGCCACCGATCTTCCTCACCTCGACCTTCGTCTTTCCCAATGCGGCGGCGGGCAAGCGCCATTTCGAAGGCGTCACCGGCAAGCGCCCGGGCGGGTCGGAAGGACTGGTCTATTCGCGCTTCAACGGACCGAATCAGGAGATCCTGGAGGACCGGCTCGGCATCTGGGAAGAAGCCGAGGACGCACTCGCTTTCTCCTCCGGCATGTCGGCGATCGCCACCCTGTTCCTGTCGATGGTCAAGCCGGGCGACACGATCGTCCATTCCGGCCCGCTCTATGCCGCGACCGAAACGCTGATCGCGCGCATCCTCGGCCGCTTCGGGGTGCATTGGCTCGACTTCCCGGCCGGCGCGACGCGCGAGGAGATCGATGCGGTGCTGCAAAAGGCATCGAGCGGCAACGTCGCGCTGATCTATCTCGAAAGCCCGGCCAACCCGACCAATGCGCTGGTCGATATCCAGGCGGTAGCGGCAAGCCGCGACGCGATCTTCAAGGGCGCCAAGCCGCCGATCGCGATCGACAATACGTTCCTCGGCCCATTATGGCTCAAGCCGCTGCAGCACGGCGCCGATATCGTGGTCTATTCGCTGACCAAATATGCCGGCGGGCATAGCGATCTCGTCGCCGGCGGCGTGCTCGGGTCGAAGGAGCATATCAACACCATCCGGCTGATGCGCAACACGATCGGCACGATCTGCGACCCCAATACCGCCTGGATGCTGATGCGCAGCCTGGAGACGCTCGAACTGCGCATGAGCCGCGCGGGCGAGAATGCGATCAAGGTGTGCGAATATCTGCGCACCCACCCCAAGGTCGAGCGCGTCGGTTATCTCGGCTTCCTCGAAAGCACGCCCGGCATGGAGCGCCAGGCCGATATCTATCGCCGCCACTGCACCGGCGCGGGGTCGACCTTCTCGCTGATCGTCAAGGGCGGGGAAAAAGAAGCGTTCGCGTTTCTCGATGCGCTCAAGATCGCCAAGCTCGCGGTCAGCCTGGGCGGGACCGAGACGCTCGCCAGCCACCCTGCGGCGATGACCCATCTGTCGGTGCCCGATGCGCGCAAACAGGCACTCGGTATCACCGACAATCTGGTGCGGATCTCGATCGGCGTCGAGGATGCGGACGATCTGATCGCCGATTTCGAACAGGCGCTGGAGGCGATCTAA